A single region of the Metarhizium brunneum chromosome 6, complete sequence genome encodes:
- the trp4 gene encoding Anthranilate phosphoribosyltransferase, translating into MASTPTPSGSGSSQPGLPPVDLKPLLTKLWPVNNEVTADEIAEAISHFFTNQVTEAQTAALLMALHFTKLDFRADVLQKTAAVMLEAAEDIPVKELNEVLARRGRKEGAYNGGLCDIVGTGGDSHNTFNVSTTASILASSLLMVSKHGNRASTSKSGSADMLNSMKPRAPVLNAVKSGSLVKVYSVTNYSFLFAPVFHTGMRYVAPVRKQLPFRTIFNNLGPLANPVEDVLEARVIGVGRRDLGPAFAEALKAAGCRKALIVCGEEELDEISCAGGTLCWMLREKSPGGEVAIERFTITPEDFGATPHALSEVSPGKEAAENAEILRQILCGEFPENDPLIDFIAINTAALFVVSGICEADTSDMGHGDDGKVILERGHAGQRWKEGFRRAKWAIKSGQAWKQWHAFVEVTNEIGS; encoded by the exons atggcatccacACCCACGccctctggctctggctctaGCCAGCCGGGTTTGCCTCCAGTTGACTTGAAGCCGTTGTTGACCAAGCTCTGGCCCGTCAATAATGAGGTGACGGCGGATGAAATTGCCGAGGCCATTTCTCATTTCTTCACAAACCAGGTGACCGAGGCGCAGACCGCCGCGCTGTTGATGGCCCTTCATTTCACCAAGTTGGATTTCCGAGCAGATGTTCTGCAAAAGACTGCGGCCGTCATGCTGGAAGCTGCTGAGGACATCCCGGTCAAGGAGCTGAATGAAGTTCTGGCGAGGAGAGGCAGGAAAGAAGGCGCTTACAATGGCGGCTTG TGCGACATTGTTGGCACAGGAGGTGACTCTCACAACACCTTCAACGTCAGCACGACAGCATCCATCCTCGCCTCTTCGCTTCTCATGGTGTCCAAGCACGGAAACAGAGCCAGCACCTCCAAGTCAGGCAGCGCCGACATGCTCAACAGCATGAAACCCAGGGCGCCGGTCCTGAACGCCGTCAAGTCCGGCTCCCTCGTCAAGGTGTATTCGGTGACCAACTACAGCTTCCTGTTTGCGCCCGTCTTCCACACCGGCATGCGCTACGTTGCTCCCGTTCGAAAGCAGCTGCCATTCAGAACCATCTTCAACAACCTGGGGCCACTGGCCAACCCCGTGGAGGATGTCTTGGAGGCACGGGTGATTGGTGTTGGGCGACGGGACCTTGGTCCGGCCTTTGCTGAGGCGTTGAAAGCTGCTGGCTGCCGCAAGGCCTTGATTGTCTGTGGAGAAGAGGAACTCGACGAGATTAGCTGTGCCGGCGGGACTCTTTGCTGGATGCTGCGGGAGAAGTCTCCCGGAGGCGAGGTTGCCATTGAGCGCTTTACCATTACCCCGGAGGATTTCGGCGCCACGCCTCACGCCCTCAGCGAAGTGTCGCCAGGCAAGGAGGCGGCTGAGAATGCCGAGATCCTGCGACAGATTCTTTGCGGGGAGTTCCCGGAAAATGATCCGTTAATCGACTTTATAGCCATCAATACGGCCGCCCTTTTTGTGGTGTCGGGCATCTGTGAGGCCGACACCAGTGACATGGGGcacggcgatgatggcaagGTCATTTTGGAGCGCGGCCACGCTGGTCAGCGCTGGAAGGAGGGCTTCAGGAGAGCCAAGTGGGCTATCAAGAGCGGTCAAGCTTGGAAGCAGTGGCACGCCTTTGTCGAGGTTACCAACGAGATCGGCTCATGA
- the sua7 gene encoding Transcription initiation factor IIB, which translates to MFPPGGDANGGGYQEDLNNILCCPDCKEIPPNLVEEFSSGDMVCQSCGVVVGTRIIDTRSEWRTFANDDHGGDDPSRVGGPQDEFVEGEQLATTVAFSESKAHKALSRTQNNANQDKAQKGLMQAYKEIVSLCEAINMGQNVSNAAKHIFKLVDKHKFMKGKPQEAVIAGCIFIACRQNNVPRTFREIFNLTSVSKKEVGRVFKQLQKFLQKLQDTEGEGATGLNTVTNYENTSVGAEDLCSRYVSQLGFKNQQKISKISRDLAEKANDISALAGRSPLSVAAACIYMACHLVGEPRSSLPIAKQAGVSDGTVKTAYKHLFAAREQLIKKEWLEDGGSMDNIPQVQA; encoded by the coding sequence ATGTTTCCCCCAGGAGGAGACGCGAATGGCGGAGGCTACCAAGAAGACCTGAACAACATCCTTTGTTGTCCAGACTGCAAAGAGATCCCGCCCAACCTAGTGGAAGAGTTCTCCAGCGGTGATATGGTGTGCCAGAGCTGTGGTGTTGTCGTCGGCACCCGTATCATCGACACGCGGTCGGAATGGCGTACCTTTGCCAACGACGATCATGGTGGCGATGATCCCAGCCGTGTCGGCGGTCCGCAGGATGAGTTCGTGGAAGGCGAACAGCTTGCGACGACTGTCGCCTTCTCCGAGTCTAAGGCACACAAGGCTCTCTCGCGGACCCAGAACAACGCCAACCAGGATAAGGCGCAGAAGGGATTGATGCAGGCCTACAAAGAgattgtttcgctctgtgAAGCCATCAACATGGGCCAAAACGTCTCCAACGCTGCCAAGCACATTTTCAAACTCGTCGACAAGCACAAGTTCATGAAGGGCAAGCCTCAGGAAGCTGTGATTGCCGGatgcatcttcatcgcctGTCGGCAGAACAACGTACCGCGAACGTTTCGTGAAATCTTCAACCTCACCAGTGTCAGCAAGAAGGAAGTCGGCCGCGTCTTCAAGCAGCTGCAAAAGTTTCTCCAAAAGCTGCAGGATaccgagggcgagggcgcgACGGGCTTGAACACTGTGACCAATTACGAAAATACCTCTGTTGGTGCCGAAGATCTTTGCAGCCGGTACGTGTCGCAACTCGGCTTCAAGAACCAGCAAAAGATTTCCAAGATTTCCCGAGACTTGGCGGAGAAGGCAAACGACATCTCGGCGCTTGCTGGACGATCTCCCCTCTCCGTGGCTGCCGCGTGCATCTATATGGCTTGTCATCTTGTCGGCGAACCTCGCTCATCGCTTCCTATTGCGAAGCAAGCGGGTGTTAGTGACGGCACTGTGAAGACAGCCTATAAGCATCTTTTTGCCGCCCGTGAGCAGCTCATTAAAAAGGAATGGCTTGAGGATGGTGGTAGTATGGACAACATCCCCCAGGTGCAGGCATAA
- the ofd1 gene encoding Prolyl 3,4-dihydroxylase ofd1: MKRKAEGQAGGKQASSKKSKHSLSAGEAQKRFRSGLFDKSVLDSYTREYATSSPYKHAVIHELVDDKLLRSVRAEVRENVQFTLKETDIYKIHQSGDLANLDGLDDESLAKLPSLLALRDAIYSETFRDYVSGITGCGPLSGRKTDMAINVYTPGCFLLCHDDVIGSRRVSYILYLTDPDKPWQPEWGGALRLFPVEEMTNKDGQVAKTPLPDVVKVIPPAWNQLSFFAVQPGESFHDVEEVYHAATKEQLDEDSGRVRMAISGWFHIPQVGEEGYIEGEEEKNAKNSSLMQLQGNPAQYDAPQAKPVKIDNPTSSQDDFEEDDLEFLLKYIAPTYLMPQTLEQVSEHFEYNSSITLSNILSKKFAQRLKDYIQEQEKQTLPQDSKAIEKSSPWKVSRPPHKHRYLYQRPSEPDQLRTSQEESPITELLDILLPSRQFRHWLQIATKCTVQSHDLVARRFRRGADYTLATGHEGKARLELGLGMTPTDGWGDDDKQEKKKELQVKGKGKAKAKAKAEQELPSKQDGEDDQVGGVEIYMAGDEDEDEDAAVYNTFGDDDNILFFQPASWNELTIVLRDSGALKFVKYVSRKAKGDRWDISGVFEIEDLDDEDEREAEGEDGNGEIAAGPALGESDDEDEFQGFSDSEGSESD, translated from the exons ATGAAGAGAAAGGCAGAAGGCCAGGCCGGTGGCAAGCAAGCCAGCAGCAAAAAATCCAAACACT CTCTCTCGGCCGGGGAGGCACAGAAGCGGTTCCGAAGCGGCTTATTCGACAAGTCTGTGTTGGACTCGTACACTCGTGAATATGCCACCTCTTCACCCTACAAGCACGCCGTGATCCACGAGCTGGTCGACGACAAGCTGCTGCGCTCTGTGCGAGCGGAGGTCCGCGAAAACGTGCAATTCACTCTCAAGGAGACCGACATTTACAAGATTCACCAGTCTGGAGacttggccaacttggatggccttgacgacgaGTCGTTGGCCAAgctgccgtctttgctgGCCCTCCGAGACGCGATTTACTCCGAGACGTTCAGAGACTATGTTTCCGGCATCACTGGCTGCGGTCCGCTGAGTGGAAGGAAGACTGACATGGCAATCAACGTGTACACACCGGGCTGCTTTCTCCTCTGCCACGATGATGTCATTGGCAGTCGCAGAGTCAGCTATATCCTGTACCTGACCGATCCCGACAAGCCGTGGCAGCCGGAATGGGGCGGTGCTCTGCGCCTGTTCCCCGTAGAGGAGATGACGAACAAAGACGGCCAGGTGGCCAAGACGCCGCTGCCCGACGTTGTCAAGGTGATCCCCCCGGCCTGGAACCAGCTCAGCTTCTTTGCTGTCCAGCCGGGGGAGAGCTTCCACGATGTGGAGGAGGTGTACCACGCCGCAACCAAGGAGCAGCTAGACGAGGACAGTGGGCGAGTTCGCATGGCCATCAGCGGCTGGTTCCATATCCCTCAGGTTGGAGAGGAGGGCTACatcgagggcgaggaggaaaagaacgCCAAGAACAGCAGCTTGATGCAGCTCCAGGGCAACCCGGCGCAGTACGACGCGCCCCAAGCCAAGCCCGTCAAGATTGATAACCCCACGTCCAGCCAGGACGATTTTGAAGAGGACGATTTGGAGTTCCTGCTCAAGTACATTGCGCCGACATACCTGATGCCCCAGACGCTCGAGCAGGTCTCGGAGCACTTTGAGTACAACTCTAGCATCACGCTGTCAAACATCCTGTCCAAGAAGTTTGCCCAGCGATTAAAGGACTATATTCAAGAGCAGGAGAAGCAGACTCTCCCGCAGGACAGCAAAGCCATCGAGAAGTCCTCGCCCTGGAAGGTGTCCCGGCCCCCGCACAAGCACCGCTATCTGTACCAGCGACCCAGCGAACCAGACCAGCTGCGCACATCGCAGGAGGAATCCCCCATCACCGAGCTCCTCGACATACTCCTGCCCAGCAGGCAATTCCGCCACTGGCTTCAAATCGCCACAAAGTGCACCGTCCAAAGCCACGACCTTGTTGCACGCCGCttccgccgcggcgccgaTTACACCCTCGCCACAGGACATGAAGGCAAGGCCCGGCTCGAGCTCGGCCTGGGCATGACGCCAACGGACGGTTGGGGAGACGATGACAAacaggagaagaagaaggagctcCAGgtcaaaggcaaaggcaaagccaaggccaaggccaaagccgAGCAAGAGCTACCGTCCAAACAGGATGGGGAGGACGACCAGGTCGGCGGCGTGGAAATCTACatggccggcgacgaggacgaggacgaagatgcCGCCGTATACAACACCTTcggggacgacgacaatatcctcttcttccagccTGCGTCATGGAATGAGTTGACTATTGTGCTGCGGGACAGTGGCGCCCTCAAGTTTGTCAAGTATGTGAGCAGGAAGGCCAAGGGCGATAGGTGGGATATCTCGGGCGTCTTTGAGATAGAAGATcttgacgatgaagatgagagGGAGGCTGAGGGGGAGGACGGCAATGGAGAGATTGCTGCTGGTCCTGCATTGGGCGAGtcagatgatgaggatgagttCCAAGGGTTTTCGGACTCGGAGGGAAGTGAGTCTGATTAA
- the RPE1 gene encoding Ribulose-phosphate 3-epimerase: MTPPAIIAPSILSADFAQLGEECARTMEQGADWLHVDIMDGHFVPNITFGAPVVAKIRKHVDKPTEGHGRGTFDCHMMIAEPKKWVKEFKNAGCDLYCFHYEAAFSTAAESPEQTSDKKTSPKELIRYIHANGMLAGIAIKPDTSVDVLWDILETADPEEKPDMVLVMTVYPGFGGQKFMASELPKVQALRAKYPELNIEVDGGLGPGTIDQAADAGANVIVAGSAVFGAKDPSEVISLLRKSVDSRAGRL; encoded by the exons ATGACCCCGCCGGCAATCATTGCGCCTTCAATTCTGTCTGCTGACTTTGCTCAGCTGGGCGAGGAATGCGCTCGTACTATGGAACAAGGTGCCGACTGGCTCCACGTCGATATCAT GGATGGCCACTTTGTTCCGAACATTACATTTGGAGCTCCCGTCGTTGCCAAGATCAGAAAACATGTTGACAAGCCCACCGAAGGCCATGGCAGAGGCACCTTTGACTGCCACATGATGATTGCAGAG CCCAAGAAATGGGTCAAGGAGTTTAAAAACGCCGGTTGTGACCTGTATTGCTTCCACTATGAAGCGGCATTCTCGACGGCAGCCGAGAGCCCCGAGCAGACGTCGGACAAGAAGACCAGCCCCAAAGAGCTCATTCGGTATATCCACGCCAACGGAATGCTTGCGGGCATTGCCATCAAGCCAGACACGTCTGTTGATGTGCTGTGGGATATCTTGGAGACTGCCGATCCCGAGGAGAAGCCTGAC ATGGTTCTTGTCATGACGGTCTACCCTGGATTCGGCGGCCAGAAGTTCATGGCGAGCGAGCTCCCCAAGGTGCAGGCGTTGCGGGCCAAGTACCCCGAGTTGAACATCGAGGTTGATGGTGGCTTGGGGCCAGGGACTATCGACCAGGCCGCCGATGCTGGGGCCAATGTCATTGTTGCTGGTAGTGCCGTGTTTGGCGCAAAGGACCCGTCTGAGGTTATTTCTTTACTACGAAAATCGGTAGATTCGAGGGCTGGTAGACTATGA